A single genomic interval of Nostoc commune NIES-4072 harbors:
- the dhaL gene encoding dihydroxyacetone kinase subunit DhaL: MVTQAQILQWLQAYATEIEQNKAYLTELDAAIGDADHGINMDRGFKKVSTQLPTLTDKDISSILKAVSMTLISSIGGASGPLYGTWFLRASTAVVGKQELTDQDVLRLLQAGLDGVLQRGKAQLGDKTMVDVLSPAVEAFGQAVGESKVTLEAMQQAVAAAQRGLQETIPMQAKKGRASYLGERSIGHPDPGGTSAYLMLKSLLSVLETI, translated from the coding sequence ATGGTAACTCAAGCGCAGATATTACAATGGTTGCAGGCTTATGCAACCGAGATAGAGCAGAATAAAGCATATTTGACAGAATTAGATGCTGCGATCGGAGATGCGGATCATGGGATCAATATGGATCGCGGCTTCAAAAAGGTAAGTACTCAATTACCAACTCTTACAGACAAGGACATCAGCAGTATTCTTAAAGCTGTGAGTATGACCTTAATTTCTTCTATTGGTGGTGCGAGTGGCCCTCTTTATGGCACTTGGTTTTTACGAGCCAGTACAGCAGTAGTTGGTAAGCAAGAATTAACAGATCAAGATGTTTTAAGATTACTCCAAGCAGGCTTAGACGGCGTACTGCAACGTGGCAAAGCGCAATTAGGAGACAAAACAATGGTGGATGTGTTATCTCCGGCTGTAGAAGCTTTTGGGCAAGCTGTAGGAGAAAGTAAGGTAACGCTAGAAGCTATGCAACAGGCTGTAGCAGCAGCCCAAAGGGGGTTGCAGGAAACTATACCAATGCAAGCGAAAAAGGGACGGGCTAGCTACCTGGGGGAACGGAGTATCGGACATCCAGATCCGGGAGGGACTTCTGCTTATTTGATGTTGAAGAGTTTGTTATCTGTATTGGAAACTATTTGA
- the dhaK gene encoding dihydroxyacetone kinase subunit DhaK: protein MKKLINKPEDFVRESLEGMAAAHSDLIKVNYDPAFVYRANAPIPGKVAIISGGGSGHEPMHAGFVGKGMLDAACPGEVFTSPTPDQMLEAAKLVDGGSGILYIVKNYSGDVMNFEMATELARSEGIRSLNILIDDDVAVKDSLYTQGRRGVGTTILAEKICGAAAEAGYDLPQIANLCRRVNLNGRSMGIALTSCTVPANGTPTFELSDRQIELGIGIHGEPGIERTDIKSVDEITEILTRSLLEDAPYSRTLREWDEDKGEWVDVELTNLPFAKGDRLLAFVNSMGGTPISELYIVYRKLAQICEQQGLQIVRNLIGPYITSLEMQGCSITLLKLDDEMIHLWDAPVKTASWRWGI from the coding sequence ATGAAAAAGCTGATCAACAAGCCAGAAGACTTTGTGCGGGAAAGTCTAGAAGGTATGGCGGCGGCTCATTCCGATTTAATTAAAGTAAATTATGATCCCGCTTTTGTCTATCGAGCCAATGCACCTATTCCGGGTAAAGTAGCAATTATTTCTGGTGGTGGCAGTGGACATGAACCCATGCACGCTGGCTTCGTGGGCAAAGGAATGCTTGATGCAGCTTGCCCTGGTGAGGTTTTCACTTCACCGACTCCTGACCAAATGCTAGAAGCAGCAAAGCTTGTAGATGGTGGCTCTGGTATCCTTTATATCGTCAAAAATTACAGTGGCGATGTGATGAACTTTGAAATGGCAACGGAGTTAGCCCGCAGTGAAGGCATTCGATCGCTAAATATTTTGATTGATGACGATGTAGCAGTGAAAGATAGTCTTTATACCCAAGGACGGCGGGGTGTAGGAACAACAATACTAGCGGAAAAAATTTGTGGTGCGGCGGCTGAGGCTGGGTACGATTTGCCACAAATAGCAAATTTATGTCGCCGAGTAAATCTGAATGGGCGGAGTATGGGAATTGCTCTAACATCTTGTACAGTCCCGGCTAATGGAACACCAACATTTGAATTGAGCGATCGCCAAATCGAATTAGGTATCGGTATCCACGGTGAACCAGGAATAGAACGCACAGATATCAAATCAGTAGACGAGATCACTGAAATTTTAACGCGATCGCTCCTTGAAGACGCACCATACAGCCGCACACTGCGCGAGTGGGATGAAGACAAAGGAGAATGGGTAGATGTAGAACTAACAAATCTACCATTTGCTAAAGGCGATCGCTTATTAGCTTTTGTCAATAGTATGGGTGGAACCCCGATTTCTGAACTATATATTGTTTACCGCAAACTCGCCCAAATCTGCGAACAGCAAGGATTGCAAATTGTGCGAAACTTAATCGGCCCTTACATTACATCTCTAGAAATGCAAGGTTGCTCCATTACCCTGCTTAAATTAGATGATGAGATGATCCACCTATGGGATGCACCAGTAAAAACAGCAAGTTGGCGCTGGGGAATTTAA
- a CDS encoding MBL fold metallo-hydrolase: protein MAHLNQRRPQNVNGDFYVDNTCIDCDTCRWMAPEVFYDVDDQSAVYHQPTDEAERLAALQALLACPTSSIGTVEKPKDIKAVQETFPILVAENVYHCGYHSEKSYGAASYLIQLPEGNILVDSPRFTPPLVKRLEEMGPIRYMYLTHKDDVADHQKFAEHFQCDRILHVDDITANTRNVEIQLTGSEPFTLTPDLLIIPVPGHTKGHTVLLYKNQFLFTGDHFAWSESYHQLAAFHNACWYSWSEQTKSMRNLANYSFEWVLPGHGRRFHADRETMRQQMHKCIELMESLDF from the coding sequence ATGGCTCATTTAAATCAGCGTCGTCCCCAAAATGTCAACGGCGATTTTTATGTAGATAATACCTGTATTGATTGTGATACCTGTCGCTGGATGGCTCCTGAAGTATTTTATGATGTTGATGATCAATCGGCTGTTTATCATCAACCAACCGATGAGGCGGAAAGATTAGCCGCACTGCAAGCACTTTTAGCTTGTCCTACCAGTTCCATTGGCACAGTTGAAAAGCCAAAAGATATCAAAGCTGTTCAAGAAACTTTTCCAATATTAGTAGCAGAAAATGTTTACCACTGTGGCTATCATTCGGAAAAATCTTATGGTGCTGCTAGCTATTTAATTCAACTTCCAGAAGGTAACATTCTAGTGGATTCTCCCCGGTTTACGCCGCCTTTAGTCAAGCGTTTAGAAGAAATGGGGCCAATTCGTTATATGTACTTAACTCATAAAGATGATGTGGCAGATCATCAAAAGTTTGCCGAGCATTTTCAGTGCGATCGCATCCTTCATGTTGATGATATTACTGCGAATACTCGTAATGTGGAAATACAGCTAACTGGTTCTGAACCATTTACCTTGACACCAGATTTATTAATTATTCCAGTTCCCGGTCACACTAAAGGACACACAGTTTTACTTTATAAAAATCAGTTTCTCTTCACTGGCGATCATTTTGCTTGGTCAGAAAGCTACCACCAACTAGCTGCATTCCACAATGCCTGCTGGTATTCTTGGTCAGAACAGACTAAATCAATGCGTAACTTGGCTAATTACTCTTTTGAGTGGGTGCTACCAGGTCATGGGCGAAGATTTCATGCTGATAGGGAAACTATGCGCCAGCAGATGCACAAGTGTATTGAGTTAATGGAATCTTTGGATTTCTAG